The Chordicoccus furentiruminis DNA window ATCAATTCGAACTTCGTGAAGTGCCAGTCCCAGGCATCGGTATAGACGATGTGCTCGTGAAAGTAGAGGCTTGCGCTGTGTGCGGAACGGATTTGCACGAAGCAGCATCTGATGCAAAGGATTGGAAAAGCTTCGGACATGAGATCGCGGGTACGGTTGTCCGATGCGGATCGAATGTGAGCAGTATCAGGGAAGGCGATTCAGTCGTTATTGAAAGCGGAACTTTTTGTCATCTCTGTGAAAATTGCAGAAACGGCAGGACAGATTTATGCCAGCATGGATTCAGTGTTATTGAAGATGTTGAAATAAGCGGATACTCAGAATATCTTGCTGTTCCGGCACAGGCAGCTGTGAAGTTTTCAAAAGACAAGCTCTCATATCAGGAGGCGGCGCTGACAGAACCACTGGGTGTTGCGCTGGATCTGTTTTACACAACAGGGATTGAACTAAATGATGACGTGGCAGTAGTTGGGCTTGGCCCGATAGGACTCATGGAGATTGCTTTAGCAAAGGCAACCGGTGCGCGAAATGTCTATGCAATCCAGAGAAGCAGACAATCAAAGGCCCGGATTGAGATGGCCAGAAAATTAGGCGCAACGGATGTTATAATCTCATCAGAAACACCGATGGATCAGTATCCTTTTCCACGCGGCGGAGTCAACAAGATAATGATTACAGCCGCACCTTCGGTCATTCCGGACACATTCAGAATTGCTTTGTACGGCGGTATTATCGGGTTTATTGGCATTGATATGAACCACGGCAATATATCCTTTAATGCGAACGACTTCCATTTTAAAAAACTGCAGCTGCGAGCTTCGTACGCGGTTCCGGCATTATGGTTTCCTCGCGCACTCGAACTTCTTGAAAACAAAATAGTTGATCCGGATCTTTTTATTACTCAAACATTTGCAATGCAGGATATTGAAAAAATGTTTTGCAAGGCGCGGGATGACAAGGGCGACGTGATTAAAATGGTTATGGTAAATCCGTGACGGTGTGATGACCCTTAGATGCCTGAACGAATGAAGAATGGTATTTTAGTATGTTATTCATGTGCTGATTCTACAGAGCAATGATAAAAGCCGCTGGCCGCGTATTGGCCGACGGCTTTTTCTATTTTAGAGGATAGTGGTAGAAGCTAAGAATGCCTGATGAGCTGAGTGTGGAACAGAATAAAAAGAGGGAACCGGTAACATACAAAGAAGAACGACAAAATGCAGCATAATGCACAAAACTGTTAAACATACTTCGAATAATATAATAATTATTCTAAATACAGTGTTGACATATGTGCAATACAGTACTATATTGTAAACAGGATATGGAAGCGATTACATATGGACAAGAAAGTTACGATTGCGGATATTGCGAGACTGGCGGGAACGTCTAAAACAACGGTTTCCAGGGTGATTAATGGAAACGGCTATGTAAGCGAAGAAACAAGAAATAACATACTGAAAATAATTGATGAAACGAAATTTATTCCGTCAAGTGCAGCCAGAACGCTTGCGAGTCATACGTCAAAACTAATAGGCGTGGTTGTTCCTGAGATTGAAAATGAGTTTTTTACAAGCGTATTGAAGGGGATTAGCGCAGCCGCAGATGAAAGCGGTTACATATTACTGTACTTTGATACGAATAATGACTTTTTGAAAGAGAGAAAAGCACTCATTGAACTTCGAAGTCTGGATTTGCTGGGACTGATTATTACTCCGACCTCGGACTATGGCAGACCGGAAGATGATGAGCAAAACCGAGAGTATCACGCTATTTTGCGAAATCTGAATATCCCTGTGGTGGAGATGGACCGAAGCGTCAAAGATACAGAATGGGACGGGGTCTTCTTTGAAAACTATAAGGCGGCATACGCCGCAACCAAAATTCTTGCGGATCAGGGGTATGGCAATATTGCCACTATAACTGGAGATTTAAATATTCAGATTGGCAGGGAGCGGTTTAGGGGATATGAAGATGCCTTACGGGATGCTGGATTAGCAGTAAGAAATGAGCTTATTTTTAAAGGTGATTTTTCTGTAGACACTGCTTATCGGATCGGGATGAAAATGCTGTCTGGAGCGACAATTCCTGATGCCGTTTTTACAGCTAACAATTCGACATCAATGGGATTTATTCGGGCTGTGCGTGAAATGAAAATGAAGCTGGGCCGTGAGATCGCCATGATAGGCATTGATCAGATTAAAGCGCTTGACAATATCGGGTACAACTACAGCTATATTGCGCGGGACTGTGCCGAAATGGGCAGAATCGCTATGAGAATGCTGGATGAGCGAATCAACAAGAAGAAGACGAGTCGGAATATGGTTTATATTCCGTATCGTGTGGAATTGAAGGGATCTGAACGAAACGAACGGTTTGCTTTGAACCGCGGGAATGACAGTCAGGCAAAGGCTGTTGTTATAGAAAAACATATTCAAAAGGAGGCTTCAGAATGAGAAAGAAAGTACTTGCAACTCTATTGGCTCTGGGAATGGCAGTGACCGGAACAGTTGTCCCATGTGCGGCTTCTTCTTCAACTGCGGAGGCTCCGGGGGATCAGGTTAACATTTCCTTCCTGATTAAGGCTACGGATTCGGATTTCTGGCAGCAGGCGGTTGTCGGAGCGAAAAACTTTGCTTTTGAGCATCCGGACGTCAATTTGACTGTTCAGGGGCCGGTTTCCGAGGCGGATACTGCTGAACAGACGGAAATTCTTGACAATATTCTGACTACGAACCCGGATGGTATCGCAGCAGCCCCTACACTTGAGGACAATCTTTCCGCCGGATTCGATGAAGCGGCCAAGAAGAATATTCCGGTGGCCGTGTTCGATAACCAGCCATCAACAGAGAATTATATCTCACTGTTTGCGACAGACACGATTTCTGCAGGTAAGGCGGTCGGAGAAGCGTTCCTGAAGGAATTGGATCAGAGAGGTGTTGAGAAGAAAGGCGTTGTTGGCTTGATTTCCCCGATGGCAGGTTCACTTACGGTGTCCAGACGTGAAGAGGGGTTCAAAGAGTATTTAAAGGACAATGCTCCTGACATCAAGGTGCTGGACCCCATTTATACAGATAACGATATTCCGAAGTCCCTGCAGGCTGCAGAAGATATCTATACTGCAAATCAGGATGATCTGCTTGGATATTTCGCTTCGAACAATGCAACCGGCGATGGCCTCTCACAGTTCATGACGGAAAATGATCTTGGAAGCAAGCTGGTTGCATGCGCATTTGACTCGGATGAGGCGGAAATCAATGCGGTTCGCGACGGACAGCTGTTCCTGACGGCAGTTCAGAATCCTTATGAAATGGGTTATCAGTCGGTACAGTGTGTTTATGACGTAATCAAGGGCACGAAAAAGGCAGCTGACTTTGAAAAATTTACGGATACGGGAATCAGCCTGATTACGCAGGAAAATGTCGATTCAGATGATATGAAGGGCATAATTGATCCGTTCTCCCTGAAGAAGTATAAGGACTGATATGGCTGGTTTTTGTGAAGAATAATCTACCACAGATTCGCTGCGTATTTTCAGGAAGGTTTGAGGCAGGGCACTGGGCCGGAGGACCCGATGCCCTGCTTTTATCAACTCAGCGGATCTACGGAAAGGAGAGCGAAAGCTGTATGTCAAATGACTCCAAAGTGCTTGTGAGAATGGAGAATATATCCAAAGAATTTCCAGGCGTCAAAGCGTTGTCAAATGTCAGTTTTGACGTCAGGGAAGGAGAGGTGCATGCGCTGGTGGGAGAAAACGGCGCAGGAAAATCAACACTGATCAAGATCTTGATGGGTGTATATCCGCCTTCCGAAGGGAAGGTTTTTGTTAATGGAGAGGAGGTTCACTGCAAATCGCCAGGAGAGGCTTTGGAGAAAGGACTGGGAGCTGTATACCAGGATATTACCTTGGCTAATCATCTGACGGTTGGAGAGAACTTTTTTCTCGGTCATCTCCTTAAGAAAGGACCGATTGTCGACTGGGGGAAGATGTATAAGATCAGCCAGGCGACCTTGAAGGACTTGA harbors:
- a CDS encoding zinc-dependent alcohol dehydrogenase gives rise to the protein MKAVFVKSPYQFELREVPVPGIGIDDVLVKVEACAVCGTDLHEAASDAKDWKSFGHEIAGTVVRCGSNVSSIREGDSVVIESGTFCHLCENCRNGRTDLCQHGFSVIEDVEISGYSEYLAVPAQAAVKFSKDKLSYQEAALTEPLGVALDLFYTTGIELNDDVAVVGLGPIGLMEIALAKATGARNVYAIQRSRQSKARIEMARKLGATDVIISSETPMDQYPFPRGGVNKIMITAAPSVIPDTFRIALYGGIIGFIGIDMNHGNISFNANDFHFKKLQLRASYAVPALWFPRALELLENKIVDPDLFITQTFAMQDIEKMFCKARDDKGDVIKMVMVNP
- a CDS encoding LacI family DNA-binding transcriptional regulator encodes the protein MDKKVTIADIARLAGTSKTTVSRVINGNGYVSEETRNNILKIIDETKFIPSSAARTLASHTSKLIGVVVPEIENEFFTSVLKGISAAADESGYILLYFDTNNDFLKERKALIELRSLDLLGLIITPTSDYGRPEDDEQNREYHAILRNLNIPVVEMDRSVKDTEWDGVFFENYKAAYAATKILADQGYGNIATITGDLNIQIGRERFRGYEDALRDAGLAVRNELIFKGDFSVDTAYRIGMKMLSGATIPDAVFTANNSTSMGFIRAVREMKMKLGREIAMIGIDQIKALDNIGYNYSYIARDCAEMGRIAMRMLDERINKKKTSRNMVYIPYRVELKGSERNERFALNRGNDSQAKAVVIEKHIQKEASE
- a CDS encoding ABC transporter substrate-binding protein, giving the protein MRKKVLATLLALGMAVTGTVVPCAASSSTAEAPGDQVNISFLIKATDSDFWQQAVVGAKNFAFEHPDVNLTVQGPVSEADTAEQTEILDNILTTNPDGIAAAPTLEDNLSAGFDEAAKKNIPVAVFDNQPSTENYISLFATDTISAGKAVGEAFLKELDQRGVEKKGVVGLISPMAGSLTVSRREEGFKEYLKDNAPDIKVLDPIYTDNDIPKSLQAAEDIYTANQDDLLGYFASNNATGDGLSQFMTENDLGSKLVACAFDSDEAEINAVRDGQLFLTAVQNPYEMGYQSVQCVYDVIKGTKKAADFEKFTDTGISLITQENVDSDDMKGIIDPFSLKKYKD